In one Streptomyces sp. NBC_00597 genomic region, the following are encoded:
- a CDS encoding isochorismatase family protein, protein MAGIPPIEPYVLPTAGDLPANTAQWTPDPDRAVLLVHDMQRFFLAPFPDSIRDPLVSNAAALRDRAAALGVPVAYTAQPGSMTEQERGLLVDFWGPGMRKDLADRAVTDALAPRAGDWELTKWRYSAFHDSPLLERMREAGRDQLILCGVYAHIGVLMTAVEAFTHDIQPFLVADAVADFNESHHRMALDYAAGRCAMVVPAKEVFA, encoded by the coding sequence ATGGCCGGAATTCCCCCCATCGAGCCCTATGTGTTGCCGACGGCGGGCGACCTGCCCGCCAACACCGCCCAGTGGACCCCTGATCCCGACCGTGCCGTGCTGCTGGTCCACGACATGCAGCGCTTCTTCCTGGCACCCTTCCCGGACAGCATCCGCGACCCGCTGGTGAGCAACGCGGCGGCGCTGCGCGACCGCGCCGCCGCGCTCGGCGTCCCCGTCGCGTACACCGCCCAGCCCGGCAGCATGACCGAGCAGGAGCGCGGTCTGCTGGTCGATTTCTGGGGTCCCGGCATGCGCAAGGACCTCGCGGACCGCGCCGTCACCGACGCCCTGGCCCCCCGGGCCGGCGACTGGGAGCTGACCAAGTGGCGCTACAGCGCCTTCCACGACTCGCCCCTCCTGGAGCGGATGCGGGAGGCCGGCCGCGATCAGCTGATCCTCTGCGGCGTGTACGCCCACATCGGCGTCCTGATGACGGCGGTCGAGGCCTTCACGCACGACATCCAGCCCTTCCTCGTCGCCGACGCCGTCGCCGACTTCAACGAGAGCCACCACCGCATGGCGCTCGACTACGCGGCCGGGCGCTGCGCGATGGTGGTCCCGGCCAAGGAGGTCTTCGCATGA
- a CDS encoding phosphopantetheine-binding protein — MTDSTMPDTTRQQSVAAAAPLTGEDLRAALAELIGISPSEVEDHANLIHLGLGSLEMMRLVTKWRRAGLAVAFGELTGTPTFAAWNERITQELAEAGA, encoded by the coding sequence ATGACCGACAGCACCATGCCCGACACCACCCGCCAGCAGAGCGTCGCGGCTGCCGCCCCCCTCACGGGCGAGGACCTGCGCGCGGCGCTGGCCGAACTGATCGGCATCAGCCCGTCCGAGGTAGAGGACCACGCCAACCTCATCCACCTGGGCCTCGGGTCCCTGGAGATGATGCGGCTGGTCACCAAGTGGCGCCGCGCGGGCCTGGCCGTGGCCTTCGGAGAGTTGACCGGCACCCCGACGTTCGCCGCCTGGAACGAGCGGATCACGCAGGAACTGGCCGAGGCCGGCGCCTGA
- a CDS encoding 3-deoxy-7-phosphoheptulonate synthase has protein sequence MDEVLRDIRIRKALQQPDWPDRGQVERVGDTLATGPALVRAHDVRALRAALARVVAGEAVVVQAGDCAEDPGECTATDVSRKAALLDLLAGTLRMTAHKPVIRVGRIAGQFAKPRSSATESVAGTSLPTFRGHMVNGPEPDPEARRPDPLRMLTCHMAADEIMKHLGWQADAPLRDPLGPPVWTSHEALLLDYEIPMLRTDEDGRLFLGSTHWPWIGERTRQLDGAHVALLAEVSNPVGCKVGPTMDPAELVALCQRLDPERTPGRLTLISRMGAEVISERLPALVKAVREAGHPVIWLTDPMHGNTVTAPDGNKTRHVETVSREVRRFQEAVTGAGGVCGGLHLETTPQDVTECVSCQADLDRVSDKYTSFCDPRLNPQQAVAVVSTWNV, from the coding sequence GTGGACGAAGTCCTGCGCGACATCCGCATCCGCAAGGCACTGCAGCAGCCCGACTGGCCGGACCGGGGGCAGGTCGAGCGGGTGGGGGACACGCTGGCGACCGGACCGGCGCTCGTCCGGGCCCACGACGTCCGGGCGCTGCGCGCCGCGCTCGCCCGGGTCGTGGCCGGCGAGGCCGTGGTCGTCCAGGCCGGCGACTGCGCCGAGGACCCCGGCGAGTGCACCGCAACGGACGTGTCCCGCAAGGCGGCGCTCCTGGACCTGCTCGCCGGGACGCTGCGCATGACCGCGCACAAGCCCGTCATCCGGGTCGGCCGCATCGCGGGCCAGTTCGCCAAGCCCCGCTCCAGCGCCACCGAGTCGGTGGCCGGCACCTCGCTCCCCACCTTCCGGGGCCACATGGTCAACGGGCCCGAACCGGACCCCGAAGCCAGGCGCCCCGACCCGCTGCGCATGCTCACCTGTCACATGGCGGCGGACGAGATCATGAAGCACCTGGGCTGGCAGGCGGACGCGCCGCTGCGCGACCCGCTCGGCCCGCCGGTGTGGACCAGCCACGAGGCGCTGCTACTCGACTACGAGATCCCCATGCTGCGCACGGACGAGGACGGCAGGCTGTTCCTCGGCTCCACGCACTGGCCCTGGATCGGCGAGCGCACCCGGCAGCTGGACGGCGCGCACGTGGCGCTGCTCGCCGAGGTGAGCAACCCGGTGGGCTGCAAGGTGGGACCCACGATGGACCCCGCGGAGCTGGTGGCCCTGTGCCAGCGCCTCGACCCCGAGCGCACGCCCGGACGGCTGACACTCATCTCCCGGATGGGCGCCGAGGTGATCTCGGAGCGGCTGCCAGCGCTGGTCAAGGCCGTACGCGAGGCCGGTCACCCGGTCATCTGGCTCACCGACCCCATGCACGGCAACACCGTCACCGCGCCGGACGGCAACAAGACCCGCCACGTCGAGACGGTCTCGCGCGAGGTGCGGCGCTTCCAGGAGGCCGTCACCGGCGCCGGGGGCGTGTGCGGCGGGCTGCACCTGGAGACCACGCCCCAAGACGTCACCGAGTGCGTCTCGTGCCAGGCGGACCTCGACCGCGTCAGCGACAAGTACACGTCGTTCTGCGATCCGCGGCTCAATCCGCAGCAGGCCGTCGCCGTCGTGTCCACCTGGAACGTCTGA
- a CDS encoding PhzA/PhzB family protein → MSESAQGTASTVSTDEAELRRINRATVETYMAALGEARLERHLLFTEDGVGGLWTTDTGAPIAIRGRDRLGEHAVWSLKTFPDWEWYNVQIFETQDPNRFWVECDGRGKILFADYPEGHYENHFLHSFELENGRIKLQREFMNPFEQLRSLGIPVPEIKRAGIPT, encoded by the coding sequence ATGTCTGAATCCGCTCAGGGCACCGCCTCCACCGTCTCCACCGACGAAGCCGAGCTCCGCAGAATCAACCGCGCGACGGTGGAGACGTACATGGCGGCCCTCGGCGAGGCCCGCCTGGAGCGCCACCTGCTCTTCACGGAGGACGGCGTCGGCGGTCTGTGGACCACCGACACCGGTGCCCCGATCGCCATCCGCGGCCGGGACCGGCTCGGCGAGCACGCGGTGTGGTCGCTGAAGACCTTCCCGGACTGGGAGTGGTACAACGTCCAGATCTTCGAGACCCAGGACCCCAACCGCTTCTGGGTGGAGTGCGACGGCCGAGGCAAGATCCTCTTCGCGGACTACCCCGAGGGCCACTACGAGAACCACTTCCTGCACTCGTTCGAGCTGGAAAACGGCCGGATCAAGCTGCAGCGGGAGTTCATGAACCCCTTCGAGCAGCTGCGCTCCCTGGGCATTCCCGTCCCCGAGATCAAGCGCGCCGGCATACCCACGTGA
- a CDS encoding LuxR C-terminal-related transcriptional regulator codes for MAAVVEGDWPLSAREAELAEIKEWAAAGVGALMVGEQGVGKTTLLNAALRQAERGGARVVRGDAVRDHLYGGAQPHAARRRVAVALDDVHLADPVTLGLVCRLADSGQALLLATAQPGAALPNGLRRLLIGKRVRRLAVDALDRSGAVRMLTARLGGPVAVATAERFWDLSLGNALILRELADQALAEGTLRQVRGRWQWPGLPAAPDSRLVDLVDLLLGDLDPDERELVNMLALAGPLEAGLPVVDARGEAAESLNRRGVLVAERSRFRLSLRLAHPLCAAVVEATLPELTARRLRQEIADAIKATGARRPDDAARIVSLGLGAGPLPDPVQVGRAAVGALRGEDHRLAERLCRAAIAAGATTADGGIAVTLGQALAGQSRHVEAEACFARAPHSAAVLRPRALNMGLGLGRLAEAEAVAATDRATRAVVRLLKDRIGEARQLAETAPGTEPLLALLHHQAGDDGAALAVLSAARPTLAGRDEAARCEYLYVTGCITAHARGLTEAGAVLAELREQAGDGGPRTRAYARLLEARILRAAGRTVEAVELLRQAAAYGGTTDWLSTRSVRLARLAGAVAESGDALEAASLLAEAREAQRDECAYPLMADAVELEGALVTAGLGDRAAAAGQAFEVAERALAAGRPAQALSALHLAARAGAAPRAAAVAEAAALPVRMADDVVLRHVLALAEGDGEALDGVSRRFDDLGLLPLAAEAAAQAVRAHQASGDRRGARVAQAMSAELVSRCGAEPPVWAVPVDPRDPGARTELTAREREVVTLAVSQLSNQEIADRLVLSVRTVENHLYRAYGKLGVTARTELAPVLGMGTVQVRRIA; via the coding sequence GTGGCAGCAGTGGTCGAAGGTGACTGGCCCCTCTCCGCGAGGGAGGCGGAACTCGCGGAGATCAAGGAGTGGGCGGCCGCGGGCGTCGGCGCACTCATGGTGGGCGAGCAGGGGGTGGGCAAGACCACCCTCCTGAACGCCGCGCTGCGGCAGGCCGAGCGCGGCGGGGCCCGCGTGGTGCGCGGGGACGCCGTGCGCGACCACCTGTACGGAGGGGCGCAGCCACACGCTGCGCGCCGCCGGGTCGCCGTGGCGCTCGACGACGTGCACCTGGCCGACCCGGTGACGCTGGGGCTGGTGTGCCGGCTCGCGGACAGCGGTCAGGCGCTGCTGCTGGCCACCGCCCAGCCCGGCGCCGCCCTGCCCAACGGGCTGCGACGCCTGCTGATCGGCAAACGCGTACGGCGGCTCGCCGTGGACGCCCTCGACCGTTCGGGCGCCGTACGGATGCTCACCGCCCGCCTCGGCGGGCCGGTGGCCGTCGCCACCGCGGAGCGCTTCTGGGACCTCAGCCTCGGGAACGCCCTGATCCTGCGCGAACTGGCGGACCAGGCCCTCGCCGAGGGCACGCTGCGCCAGGTGCGCGGCCGGTGGCAGTGGCCCGGCCTGCCGGCCGCGCCCGACAGCAGGCTGGTCGACCTGGTGGACCTGCTCCTCGGCGACCTCGACCCGGACGAGCGCGAGCTGGTGAACATGCTGGCGCTCGCCGGGCCGCTGGAGGCCGGTCTGCCGGTCGTCGACGCACGGGGAGAGGCGGCGGAGTCGCTGAACCGCCGTGGCGTCCTCGTCGCGGAGCGCTCCCGGTTCCGGCTCTCGCTGCGGCTCGCGCACCCCCTCTGCGCGGCCGTGGTCGAGGCGACCCTGCCGGAGCTGACGGCGCGTCGTCTGCGGCAGGAGATCGCCGACGCGATCAAGGCCACCGGGGCCCGCCGGCCCGACGACGCCGCCCGGATCGTCAGCCTCGGGCTGGGGGCGGGGCCGCTGCCCGATCCCGTGCAGGTGGGGCGGGCGGCCGTCGGTGCGCTGCGCGGCGAGGACCACCGGCTCGCGGAGCGGCTCTGCCGCGCCGCGATCGCCGCCGGTGCCACCACGGCCGACGGCGGCATCGCCGTGACCCTCGGGCAGGCCCTGGCCGGCCAGTCACGTCACGTCGAGGCCGAGGCCTGCTTCGCACGGGCGCCGCACTCCGCCGCCGTACTGCGCCCGAGGGCCCTCAACATGGGACTGGGCCTGGGCCGGCTGGCCGAGGCGGAAGCCGTCGCCGCGACCGACCGCGCAACGCGGGCCGTCGTACGGCTGCTCAAGGACCGGATCGGGGAGGCGCGGCAGCTGGCCGAAACGGCGCCGGGCACGGAACCCCTGCTCGCCCTGCTCCACCACCAGGCGGGCGATGACGGGGCCGCCCTGGCGGTGCTGTCCGCGGCCCGACCGACCCTGGCCGGCCGGGACGAGGCGGCACGCTGTGAGTACCTCTACGTCACCGGGTGCATCACCGCGCACGCCAGGGGCCTGACCGAGGCCGGGGCGGTGCTGGCGGAGCTGCGCGAGCAGGCCGGCGACGGCGGCCCGCGCACGCGTGCGTACGCCCGTCTGCTGGAGGCGCGCATCCTGCGCGCCGCGGGTCGTACGGTCGAGGCGGTCGAGCTGCTGCGGCAGGCGGCCGCGTACGGCGGGACCACCGACTGGCTCAGCACGCGCTCCGTGCGCCTGGCCCGACTCGCCGGTGCGGTGGCCGAGTCGGGCGACGCGCTGGAGGCCGCCTCGCTGCTGGCGGAGGCCCGGGAAGCCCAGCGGGACGAGTGCGCGTACCCGCTGATGGCGGATGCGGTGGAGCTGGAGGGCGCGCTGGTGACGGCGGGACTCGGCGACCGCGCGGCCGCGGCCGGCCAGGCCTTCGAGGTCGCCGAACGGGCGCTGGCCGCCGGCCGGCCCGCCCAGGCGCTCTCCGCGCTGCACCTGGCGGCCCGGGCGGGTGCGGCGCCCCGGGCCGCGGCGGTCGCGGAGGCCGCGGCGCTCCCCGTGCGGATGGCGGACGACGTCGTACTGCGGCACGTCCTGGCGCTCGCGGAAGGCGACGGCGAGGCCCTGGACGGGGTCTCCCGGCGGTTCGACGACCTGGGGTTGCTGCCGCTCGCGGCGGAGGCCGCCGCGCAGGCCGTGCGGGCTCACCAGGCGTCCGGCGACCGCCGCGGGGCCCGGGTCGCGCAGGCGATGAGCGCGGAGCTGGTCTCCAGGTGCGGCGCGGAGCCGCCGGTGTGGGCCGTACCCGTCGATCCCCGGGATCCGGGCGCCCGTACGGAACTGACGGCCCGGGAGCGGGAGGTCGTGACCCTCGCGGTCTCCCAGCTGTCCAACCAGGAGATCGCCGACCGGCTCGTGCTGTCCGTACGCACCGTGGAGAACCATCTCTACCGCGCGTACGGGAAGTTGGGCGTCACCGCGAGGACGGAGCTGGCTCCCGTCCTGGGCATGGGAACCGTCCAGGTCAGACGCATCGCCTGA
- a CDS encoding methyltransferase domain-containing protein has translation MGTVENTEEMYNLFNKTARAYDQSGVEFFRPIGRRLVEFSGISAGASVLDVGAGRGAALFPAAAVVGKSGEVVGIDISEEMVKYAQEDAEELGLKQVSMQVMNGQKPEFEAGRFDAVIGSCSLFIWVKGADDVRPYLELLREGGRFATAAPSFFSTARGKWALFPEVVNELLMPYMLQSLKQSGAYDSQFANAGANWLITAESIENTLTEAGFTDVEVIEEELPVVVNSGEQWVEFTYTTGMRGMWERIEENERREVIAEVSRRLDTLRDENGVISVPVPIVYMRASAPKAA, from the coding sequence ATGGGAACCGTTGAGAACACCGAAGAGATGTACAACCTCTTCAACAAGACGGCCAGGGCTTATGACCAGAGCGGTGTGGAGTTCTTCCGGCCCATCGGGCGTCGGCTCGTCGAGTTCTCGGGGATTTCCGCCGGGGCGTCCGTGCTGGACGTCGGCGCCGGTCGCGGTGCCGCGCTGTTCCCGGCCGCCGCGGTGGTCGGCAAGAGCGGCGAGGTCGTCGGTATCGACATCTCCGAGGAGATGGTCAAGTACGCGCAGGAGGACGCGGAGGAGCTCGGCCTGAAGCAGGTCAGCATGCAGGTCATGAACGGCCAGAAGCCCGAGTTCGAGGCCGGCCGGTTCGATGCGGTGATCGGCAGCTGCAGCCTCTTCATCTGGGTCAAGGGTGCCGATGACGTGCGTCCGTACCTGGAGCTGCTGCGCGAGGGCGGGCGGTTCGCGACGGCCGCGCCGTCGTTCTTCTCCACCGCGCGCGGCAAGTGGGCGCTCTTCCCGGAGGTCGTCAACGAGCTGCTGATGCCGTACATGCTGCAGTCGCTGAAGCAGAGCGGCGCGTACGACTCCCAGTTCGCCAACGCCGGTGCGAACTGGCTGATCACCGCGGAGTCGATCGAGAACACCCTCACGGAGGCCGGGTTCACCGACGTCGAGGTGATCGAGGAGGAGCTGCCGGTCGTCGTGAATTCGGGCGAGCAGTGGGTCGAATTCACGTACACCACCGGAATGCGCGGAATGTGGGAGCGCATCGAGGAGAACGAGCGCCGCGAAGTCATCGCCGAGGTTTCCCGGCGACTGGACACCCTGCGTGACGAGAACGGGGTCATCTCCGTTCCCGTTCCGATCGTCTACATGCGCGCCTCCGCTCCGAAGGCCGCCTGA
- a CDS encoding ketoacyl-ACP synthase III family protein produces MKFDDVYLSSLGTFVPGLVTTEQAVESGWYGADVREASGLESVAISDSLSAPEMAVLAAKEAISRSGVAAEEFGALFHSSAYHQGPDGWSPAHYVLTNTLNTPITALEVKQGCQGMLSSLAISAHRLACDPRKSAVLLTAADNYSTPLINRWTTSRLSIFGDGAAAAVVSRTGGIAKLLSIGTYSAPGMEALHRGSEPIFPPAVTVGRELDYEARVKFWMEEWAKGNTPPMEHPGEVLQKALDEALTDAGITAADIKRVCHPSATLDALRDQFLDPIGFTLDSGIWEHTSKVGHISAADVFIGLEHLWSTRQVGPGDKVLLFTGSPGFEAGVAILEIVAEPAE; encoded by the coding sequence ATGAAGTTTGACGACGTCTACCTGTCGAGCCTCGGCACCTTCGTGCCGGGCCTCGTGACGACGGAGCAGGCCGTGGAGTCCGGCTGGTACGGAGCGGACGTCCGAGAGGCTTCGGGACTGGAGTCGGTCGCGATCTCCGATTCACTGTCCGCTCCTGAAATGGCCGTACTGGCCGCCAAGGAGGCAATTTCACGTTCGGGTGTTGCGGCCGAGGAATTCGGCGCACTGTTCCACAGCTCCGCCTATCACCAGGGCCCCGACGGCTGGTCCCCGGCCCATTACGTTCTCACCAACACCCTGAACACGCCGATCACGGCACTGGAAGTCAAGCAGGGCTGCCAGGGAATGCTTTCCTCCCTCGCGATTTCTGCGCACCGGCTCGCCTGCGACCCGCGCAAGTCGGCGGTACTTCTCACCGCGGCAGACAATTACTCCACTCCGCTGATCAACCGCTGGACCACGTCCCGTCTTTCCATCTTCGGTGACGGCGCCGCCGCCGCGGTCGTCTCGCGCACCGGCGGCATCGCCAAACTGCTGTCCATCGGCACGTACTCCGCCCCCGGGATGGAGGCGCTGCACCGCGGCAGCGAGCCGATCTTCCCGCCGGCCGTGACCGTCGGCAGGGAGCTGGACTACGAGGCCCGCGTCAAGTTCTGGATGGAGGAGTGGGCCAAGGGCAACACTCCCCCCATGGAGCACCCGGGCGAGGTCCTGCAGAAGGCCCTCGACGAGGCCCTGACCGACGCCGGCATCACCGCCGCCGACATCAAGCGGGTCTGCCACCCGAGCGCCACGCTCGACGCGCTGCGCGACCAGTTCCTCGACCCGATCGGCTTCACCCTCGACAGCGGCATCTGGGAGCACACCAGCAAGGTCGGCCACATCAGCGCCGCCGACGTCTTCATCGGCCTGGAGCACCTGTGGAGCACCCGCCAGGTCGGTCCGGGCGACAAGGTGCTGCTCTTCACCGGCAGCCCCGGCTTCGAGGCCGGCGTGGCGATCCTGGAGATCGTCGCCGAACCCGCCGAGTGA
- a CDS encoding anthranilate synthase family protein: protein MTGATGDLLDHVLTGRAGAFALLYRPEAGGPGVLDVLVGDVTTPATLADVPLPQAPAGPTGAHHEVLAVVPYRQITERGFTATDDGAPLVALSVTGQERIPLADALRRIPQVPTELAGARFDVDDETYQEIVRKVVDDVIGAGEGANFVIKRSFLATITDYRPDSALAFFSRLVQREVGAYWTFLIHTGERTLVGASPERHVSLDAGTAVMNPISGTYRYPATGPTLPEVMDFLADRKEADELYMVVDEELKMMARICEGGGRVKGPYLKEMTRLAHTEYFIEGRTAHDVRDILRETMFAPTVTGSPLESACRIIEAYEPTGRGYYSGVAALVGRDEHGDRAMDSAILIRTADIDPTGRVEIGVGATLVRHSDPAREAAETRAKASGLVGALEAGGTRGFAGHPEVRAALERRNESIAGFWLCETGDRPRAHTGLAGRRVLVVDAEDTFTAMIAGQLRALGLEVTVRRFDEEYAFEDHDLVVMGPGPGDPGDTAHPRIAHLHTAVRALLAERRPFVAVCLSHQVLSLALGLEVSRLPAPNQGLQKEIDYFGAVERVGFYNAFAAVSDGDKHEVEGVGVVEVSRNPATGEVYGLRGPHFMTMQFHAESVLTQNGPRILAGALQSVFNP, encoded by the coding sequence ATGACCGGCGCGACCGGGGACCTGCTCGACCACGTACTGACCGGCCGTGCCGGGGCTTTCGCCCTGCTGTACCGGCCGGAGGCCGGCGGGCCGGGCGTCCTCGACGTCCTCGTCGGCGATGTCACGACGCCCGCGACGCTCGCGGACGTCCCGCTGCCGCAGGCCCCGGCCGGGCCGACCGGCGCGCACCACGAGGTCCTCGCGGTCGTGCCGTACCGGCAGATCACCGAGCGGGGCTTCACGGCGACCGACGACGGCGCGCCCCTGGTCGCGCTGAGCGTGACCGGGCAGGAGCGGATCCCCCTCGCGGACGCGCTGCGCCGCATCCCACAGGTGCCGACCGAGTTGGCCGGCGCCCGCTTCGACGTGGACGACGAGACCTACCAGGAGATCGTCCGCAAGGTCGTCGACGACGTGATCGGTGCGGGCGAGGGGGCCAACTTCGTCATCAAGCGGTCCTTCCTCGCCACCATCACCGACTACCGGCCGGACAGCGCTCTGGCGTTCTTCTCCCGGCTCGTGCAGCGCGAGGTCGGCGCGTACTGGACGTTCCTGATCCACACGGGGGAGCGCACGCTCGTCGGCGCCTCCCCCGAGCGGCACGTAAGCCTCGACGCCGGCACGGCCGTGATGAACCCGATCAGCGGCACCTACCGCTATCCGGCGACCGGCCCCACCCTGCCCGAGGTCATGGACTTCCTCGCCGACCGCAAGGAGGCCGACGAGCTGTACATGGTCGTCGACGAGGAACTCAAGATGATGGCCCGGATCTGCGAAGGGGGCGGCCGGGTCAAGGGCCCCTACCTCAAGGAGATGACCCGCCTCGCGCACACCGAGTACTTCATCGAGGGCCGCACCGCGCACGACGTGCGCGACATCCTGCGCGAGACCATGTTCGCCCCGACGGTGACCGGCTCGCCGCTGGAGAGCGCCTGCCGGATCATCGAGGCGTACGAGCCCACGGGCCGCGGCTACTACAGCGGCGTCGCGGCCCTCGTGGGGCGCGACGAGCACGGCGACCGCGCGATGGACTCGGCGATCCTCATCCGCACCGCGGACATCGACCCGACCGGCCGGGTCGAGATCGGCGTCGGCGCCACACTGGTGCGTCACTCCGACCCCGCACGCGAGGCCGCCGAGACCCGGGCCAAGGCGTCCGGGCTGGTCGGCGCGCTGGAGGCCGGTGGGACCAGGGGGTTCGCCGGCCACCCCGAGGTGCGGGCCGCCCTGGAGCGGCGCAACGAGTCCATCGCCGGGTTCTGGCTGTGCGAGACCGGGGACCGGCCGCGGGCGCACACCGGGCTCGCCGGCCGTCGCGTCCTGGTCGTCGACGCGGAGGACACCTTCACGGCCATGATCGCCGGCCAGCTGCGCGCCCTGGGCCTGGAGGTCACCGTGCGCCGGTTCGACGAGGAGTACGCCTTCGAGGACCACGACCTCGTCGTGATGGGGCCGGGGCCGGGCGACCCCGGCGACACGGCCCACCCCCGCATCGCCCACCTCCACACCGCCGTACGCGCCCTGCTCGCCGAACGCAGGCCCTTCGTCGCGGTCTGCCTGAGCCACCAGGTGCTCAGCCTCGCGCTCGGCCTTGAGGTGTCCCGGCTGCCCGCCCCCAACCAGGGGCTGCAGAAGGAGATCGACTACTTCGGCGCCGTCGAACGGGTGGGCTTCTACAACGCGTTCGCCGCCGTAAGCGACGGCGACAAGCACGAGGTGGAGGGCGTCGGCGTGGTCGAGGTCAGCCGGAACCCGGCGACGGGGGAGGTGTACGGACTGCGGGGCCCGCACTTCATGACCATGCAGTTCCACGCCGAGTCCGTGCTCACCCAGAACGGCCCGCGCATCCTCGCCGGTGCCCTCCAGAGCGTGTTCAACCCATGA
- a CDS encoding MAB_1171c family putative transporter, with translation MITRLQSLLSAFLCLSLLAKMVALRVGSRPTPQAPLLLTALGSFTLAALVGIPAVRARIPFATEPGVASIIMDTGVSVSLALLATYLWTPLGRAGSVPWWRGRLFLTAWAVSGLLAVLMASTPAALRTDPLQNQYTGDWRIVGVYVIGNLFFLVCSGAAAIACARIVRMVRGHIAVGVAVGAVGMVAYAVTCVNRLLLVAGQPLLEGDWFTWYSVLNFVFTEAAVLASVLGLHFTAVWRVIVGCRRMFDDLRVFLRLGPAWRRLTALHPDVVLPWEPGPRGLRDRLDLSYRRYRREIECQDALLLTGPEPAGRP, from the coding sequence GTGATCACCCGGCTCCAGTCCCTGCTGTCCGCGTTCCTGTGCCTGTCCCTGCTCGCCAAGATGGTGGCGCTGCGCGTGGGCTCCCGGCCGACCCCGCAGGCTCCGCTCCTGCTGACCGCGTTGGGCAGCTTCACCCTCGCCGCACTCGTGGGCATCCCCGCCGTCCGCGCGCGGATCCCGTTCGCGACCGAGCCCGGGGTCGCCTCGATCATCATGGACACCGGCGTATCGGTGAGCCTGGCCCTGCTGGCGACCTACTTGTGGACGCCCCTGGGGCGCGCGGGCTCGGTTCCCTGGTGGCGAGGACGGCTCTTCCTGACCGCGTGGGCGGTGAGCGGGCTGCTCGCCGTCTTGATGGCATCGACTCCGGCGGCCCTGCGCACCGACCCGCTGCAGAACCAGTACACCGGGGACTGGCGGATCGTCGGCGTCTACGTGATCGGGAACCTGTTCTTCCTGGTGTGCTCCGGAGCCGCGGCGATCGCCTGCGCCCGGATCGTCCGGATGGTGCGCGGCCACATCGCCGTCGGGGTCGCGGTGGGGGCCGTCGGCATGGTTGCCTACGCGGTCACCTGCGTGAACCGGCTGCTCCTGGTGGCCGGTCAACCGCTGCTGGAGGGCGACTGGTTCACCTGGTACAGCGTGCTGAACTTCGTCTTCACCGAGGCCGCGGTCCTGGCCAGTGTGCTCGGCCTGCACTTCACCGCCGTCTGGCGGGTCATCGTGGGCTGCCGGCGGATGTTCGACGACCTCCGGGTCTTCCTCCGCCTCGGGCCGGCGTGGCGGCGGCTGACCGCGCTCCACCCGGACGTGGTGCTGCCCTGGGAACCCGGACCCCGCGGCCTACGGGACCGGCTGGACCTCTCGTACCGCAGGTACCGGCGGGAGATCGAGTGCCAGGACGCCCTGCTGCTGACCGGCCCCGAACCGGCAGGGCGGCCTTGA
- a CDS encoding response regulator transcription factor: MEVSIPRQSATRGAPTVWRILVVENNDEDAEPLMRGLQRYGHHVERVSGGIPALDAYDGVDLVLLDLELPDLDGLEVCRQIRAAGDTAVIAVTARGAELDRVLGLQAGADDYLVKPYGFQELLARMEAVMRRVQMSTADPSLIVRGPLCIDAAARQVSLDGRRVEVTRKEFDLLYLLAVQPDNVVSRKAIMQAVWGDVWSRRTIDTHISSLRGKLGSSDWIRNVRGVGFQLGCA, translated from the coding sequence ATGGAAGTATCAATTCCGCGGCAGTCGGCGACGCGTGGCGCGCCGACCGTTTGGCGCATCCTCGTGGTGGAGAACAACGACGAGGATGCCGAGCCCCTGATGAGGGGGCTACAGCGGTACGGGCATCACGTGGAACGGGTATCCGGCGGAATTCCGGCGCTCGACGCGTACGACGGTGTGGACCTGGTCCTGCTGGACCTCGAACTGCCCGATCTGGACGGTCTGGAGGTCTGCCGGCAGATCCGCGCCGCGGGGGACACGGCGGTCATCGCCGTGACCGCGCGGGGCGCGGAACTCGACCGGGTCCTCGGCCTGCAGGCCGGTGCCGACGACTACCTCGTCAAGCCGTACGGTTTTCAGGAGTTGTTGGCGCGCATGGAGGCCGTCATGCGGCGCGTTCAGATGTCGACCGCGGACCCGTCGTTGATCGTCCGCGGCCCGCTGTGCATCGACGCGGCGGCCCGCCAGGTGAGCCTGGACGGTCGCCGGGTGGAGGTCACCCGCAAGGAGTTCGACCTCCTGTACCTATTGGCGGTCCAGCCCGACAACGTCGTCTCCCGCAAAGCGATCATGCAGGCCGTCTGGGGCGACGTCTGGTCCCGGCGCACCATCGACACGCACATCAGCAGCCTGAGGGGCAAGCTCGGCAGCAGCGACTGGATCCGCAACGTGCGCGGCGTCGGCTTCCAGCTCGGCTGCGCCTGA